The following coding sequences are from one Lipingzhangella halophila window:
- the dcd gene encoding dCTP deaminase: MLLSDRDIRSEIEHGRVTIDPFDPKLVQPSSIDVRLDRYFRVFENHKYPHIDPSVEQPDLTRLIEGDEDEPFILHPGEFVLASTYEIVTLADDLASRLEGKSSLGRLGLLTHSTAGFIDPGFSGHVTLELSNVATLPMKLYPGMRIGQLCMFRLTSPAEFPYGSARYGSRYQGQRGPTPSRSYLNFSRDRI; the protein is encoded by the coding sequence GTGCTGCTCTCCGACCGCGATATCAGATCCGAAATCGAGCATGGGCGGGTCACGATCGACCCCTTTGATCCGAAGCTCGTGCAGCCGTCGAGCATCGACGTCCGGCTCGACCGGTACTTCCGGGTGTTCGAGAACCACAAGTACCCGCACATCGACCCCTCGGTGGAGCAGCCGGACCTGACGCGGCTCATCGAGGGCGACGAGGACGAGCCGTTCATCCTGCATCCCGGCGAGTTCGTGCTCGCGTCCACCTACGAGATCGTCACGCTCGCGGACGACCTCGCCAGCAGGCTGGAAGGCAAGAGCTCGCTCGGGCGCCTCGGGCTGCTCACGCATTCCACCGCCGGGTTCATCGATCCGGGGTTCTCCGGGCACGTCACCCTGGAGCTGTCCAACGTGGCCACCCTGCCCATGAAGCTCTACCCGGGGATGCGGATCGGCCAACTGTGCATGTTCCGGCTGACCTCGCCGGCCGAGTTCCCCTACGGTTCGGCCCGTTACGGGTCGCGGTACCAGGGGCAGCGTGGGCCCACTCCGTCGCGTTCCTACCTGAACTTCAGCCGCGACCGGATCTGA
- a CDS encoding tyrosine-type recombinase/integrase has translation MLESLAREFLDDLELSGRSPHTVRAYRQSLNHLVRFVGGDTDPGEVDRRTIRRFLAYRRQIGDAPGTLATRYIAMGRFWSWLADEQEVPTNIVKEVKRPREEIKPVALLSEDQLKALLRVEGKTPFLTIRNKTIIMVLIDTGIRVGELCSLRVTDVDFDVRLLTVRGKTGERTVPFGKACAAALRRFMRHRGRHPRAGSHWLFIGATNGITASTVRKMFQSYGEQVGIPGLHPHRFRHSFVHNLLTAGATIVDVQRLGGWSDPSQLWYRYGLAGAGERAIASHRKFSPGDRL, from the coding sequence ATGCTTGAGTCCTTGGCTCGTGAGTTTCTGGATGATCTTGAACTGAGTGGTCGATCCCCCCACACCGTCCGTGCCTACCGGCAGTCGTTGAACCACCTCGTACGGTTTGTTGGTGGGGATACCGACCCTGGCGAGGTAGATCGACGCACCATCAGGAGGTTTCTTGCGTACCGACGCCAGATCGGCGACGCTCCCGGAACCCTGGCTACGCGTTACATCGCGATGGGTAGGTTTTGGAGCTGGTTGGCTGATGAACAGGAGGTTCCTACCAATATCGTTAAAGAAGTGAAGCGACCCCGGGAAGAGATTAAGCCCGTTGCTTTGCTTTCAGAAGACCAGCTCAAGGCGCTCCTTCGAGTTGAGGGGAAAACCCCATTCCTGACGATCAGGAACAAGACGATCATAATGGTTTTGATCGACACCGGTATACGGGTTGGCGAACTATGTTCACTGCGTGTGACTGATGTGGATTTTGATGTTCGTCTTCTAACGGTTCGTGGGAAGACTGGGGAACGGACTGTCCCTTTTGGAAAGGCATGCGCTGCGGCTTTGAGACGCTTTATGAGGCATCGCGGTCGACATCCTCGGGCAGGATCACACTGGCTATTCATTGGTGCCACTAACGGCATTACTGCTAGCACTGTGCGGAAGATGTTCCAAAGCTACGGCGAGCAGGTCGGCATCCCCGGGCTTCATCCTCATAGATTTCGTCATAGTTTCGTTCATAACTTGCTCACAGCAGGTGCCACGATTGTCGACGTGCAACGGTTGGGCGGTTGGTCCGACCCCTCACAGCTTTGGTATCGCTACGGGCTAGCCGGAGCGGGTGAACGAGCCATTGCCTCACACAGGAAGTTCTCGCCGGGCGACCGATTGTGA
- a CDS encoding helix-turn-helix domain-containing protein — MATHNGETTVLRSGEVAEILGVSPVTVWKWYQRGKLLPDFVTPGGSTRYYQTSIDKFLEELANKV; from the coding sequence ATGGCAACACATAACGGAGAAACCACAGTGCTGCGATCGGGCGAGGTCGCAGAGATCCTGGGAGTAAGTCCCGTGACCGTCTGGAAATGGTACCAACGGGGCAAGCTACTGCCGGATTTCGTTACCCCGGGTGGGAGCACGCGTTATTACCAGACAAGTATCGACAAGTTTCTAGAGGAGCTTGCTAATAAGGTGTAA